Below is a window of Flavobacteriales bacterium DNA.
AAGAATATCCTACAGCGAGTTTTTTGTCCGACAACAGAATCGTGTTTAATATAAAAGGTAATAACTATCGCCTTGTCGTAAAACTTAATTATAAATATTCAATGGTTTGGATTCGTTTTATAGGATCGCATGCGGAATATGATCGAATAGATGCCAAAAATATTTAAGTATTTGTTATGAATATAAAACCCATAAAAACACAAAAGGATTATCGCCAAGCACTTCAACGATTGGAAATGATTTTTGATGCACGTCCCGGAACAAAAGAAGGGGATGAACTTGTTATCCTGGGAATCCTCATTGAAAAGTTTGAGGAAGAACACTACCCGATTGAAGCACCCGACCCAATTGAAGCAATCAAATTTCGAATGGAACAGATGGGGTATAAGCAAAAGGACCTTGAGGAAATTATTGGTAATAAAGGAAGAGTTAGTGAAGTGTTGAA
It encodes the following:
- a CDS encoding helix-turn-helix domain-containing protein, yielding MNIKPIKTQKDYRQALQRLEMIFDARPGTKEGDELVILGILIEKFEEEHYPIEAPDPIEAIKFRMEQMGYKQKDLEEIIGNKGRVSEVLNRKRKLSLEMIRSLHEKLNIPLESLIKAY
- a CDS encoding type II toxin-antitoxin system HigB family toxin, whose protein sequence is MRIIARKTLKEFWEKHGDCEQQLKAWYDETLKAQWKTPREIKKEYPTASFLSDNRIVFNIKGNNYRLVVKLNYKYSMVWIRFIGSHAEYDRIDAKNI